CCGGGTTGACCCGGACCGAGACGACGGTACGGCGCAGCTCGTACGGGCCGCCGGTCAGGACGATCTCCTCGGGCGGCCGGCGCAGTGCCGCCGAACCCAGCTCCGGCAGGGTGCGGTGGTCGAACGAGAAGATGAAGTACGACTTCGGCTTGACCTCGCCGCCCTCGTTGTCGGTCAGCGCCGAGTCGTCGAATGCCATCCCGCCGCGCAGCAGGTCTTCCTTGATGACCGCCTCGCGGGGAATGTGCGGAAAGCGCCCCATGAGGTCCTCGATGAGATCAGTGCGGGTCTGCACGCGCGCTCCTCCGGTCCGCTGTGACGCTGTCGGGTCTCTCGACGAACTCGACGAGGCCTCCGTCACCATGGCATCTCGCGCCGGTGCGGTGGCGACCGCCGGTCGTCGGTGTGCCCCCGAACACGCTACCCGCGCCCCGGTCGGGACCGGCCGGGTGGATCAAGGATCGACGCCGAGCGTCGCCTTGCGTTCGGCCAGGATGACCACTGTCAGGACGCTGACCAGCGATCCGAGCAGTACCGTGCCGAATGTGCCGTACGCGTGGACGGCGAAGGTCTGTCCCTGTGGCGCCCACCGGTCACCGGACAGGATCGTCGGCATGGCGAGAAAGCCCGCACCGACCATGCCGCCGCCACCGAGCCAGACCGCAACCAGCGGTACGACGAACCGGCCCCGGGCCGGCCACCGGTGGACCATGCCGAGGAGTCCTGCCGCGGCGAGCGCCACCTGGAACGCCGTGACGGTGTCCCCGAAGCGGAGCCAGCCGGCCCGGGGCTCCACCACCAGTCCGGCGGTGCCGCCGAGGGCCCAGTACAGCCGCAAGATGACCAGGCCGGCCGCCAACACCCCGGCGAGCCAGGCCAGCGGCACCTGTACGCCGTGCGTGGCGCCGACCTCGCCCTCCGCCACGGTCCCGCGCACCAGTACGGCGAACCGGTCGCGGGCGTACAACGCCAGGGCGATGGCGAGTGCGACGCCGAGCACGAGGAAGCTGCCGTACACGATCAGGAAGATCCACGGCTGCAACAGCGGCTGTGTGCTGTCGGCGGCCGGCGACGTCGGCGCCCACCAGCCGAGCGCGAAGAAGATCCCGCTCGCCGGGAGGACGACGACGAACGGGGCCAGCAGGCCGGCGCCGACCCACATCGGCACGCCGAGCAGCCACACCGGCAGCCGGGTTCCCCACGGGCGCACCGTCGCCAGGCCGACGATCATGCCGATCACTCCGAGCGTTCCGGTGAGCGCGTTGTCCAGCACCCACCGGGTTCGGGAGATGTCACCGAGGTCATCGATCCCGATGCCGCTGCCGCAGATCCACAGCACCTTGAGGGCGACGTAGATCCCCGAGGCCGCTACCGCGGTCCAGCCGGCGACCTGTCGCGTCCGCCCGACGCCGGTCGTCCCGGACGCCCGCCCGGTGCCATCGGTCGCCGACGCGGCACCGGCCGGCGCCGGTCTGCTGGTCACCGGCCGGCGCCGGAGACCCGTCCTGTGCTCCACCGTCATTCCGTCACCCTCGCCGGACCGGTCCCCTCGGCGGCTCACGCCGTGGCGGGAGCCGGCTACCTCGCAGGTGGGAGCGGCCGGCCGGGGCGTTCGCGATCGCGATGCTGGTGTAGAGCAGCGCGCCGGCTGCCGGCGGCGTCGGTCACGGCAGCAGTTGCCGCTTCTGCACCTTTCCCATCGCGTTGCGCGGCAGCGCGTCGACCAGGTGCACCTGGCGTGGCCGTTTGTGCCAGGAAAGCCGGCCGGCGACGAAGTCGATCAGCGCCTGCGCCGCGACGCCGTCGCCGACCACGTACGCCACGATCTCCTGGCCGAGTTCCGGATGTGGCACCCCGACCACCGCCGCCTCCCGGACCCCGGGATGCGCCAGCAGCATGTTCTCCACCTCGCCGGCCCCGATCCGGTATCCCCCGCTCTTGATCAGGTCGATGCTGGCCCGGCCGACGATCCGGTGCTGCCCGTCGGGTCCCACCGTCGCCACGTCACCGGTGCGGAACCAGCCACCGGGGGCGTGGCTCGCCTCGGTGGCCTCCGGCATCCCGAGGTAGCCCGCGAAGAGGGTCGGTCCCCGGACCTGCAACTCACCGATGCTCTCGCCGTCCTCCGGCACCGGCTGGCCGGCGTCGTCGACCAGCCGGGTGGCGATCCCCCGCAACGGCAGCCCGACGTGTCCGGGCCGGCGCTCGCCGTCGACCCGGGTGCTGACCGTGATCAGGGTCTCGGTCATCCCGTACCGCTCGACGGGCCGGTGTCCGGTCAGTTCGCGCAGCCGGTCGAAGACCGGGACCGGCAGCGGCGCGCTGCCGGAGACCAACAGCCGCGCCGGGGCCAGCGCCCGCGCCGACACCGGGTCGGCGGCGATCCGTGACCAGACCGTCGGTACGCCGAACAGCAGGGTGCCGCCGGCCGTGGCGTACCGGTCGGGGTGGGGCCGGCCGGTGTGTACCAGTCGGCAGCCGACCCGCAGCGCGCCCAGCACACCGAGGACCAGCCCGTGCACGTGGTACAGGGGCAGGCCGTGCGCGAGCGTGTCGTCGGGCGTCCAGGCCCACGCCTCGGCGAGGGCGTCCAGGCCGTACCCGATCGCGTCGCGGGTGAGCAGGACGCCCTTGGGCGCGCCGGTGGTGCCACTGGTGTAGAGGATCAGCGCGGTCGCCGTACCCGGAGGTTCGGCGATGGGGGTGGACGGCCCCGGCCGCGCCCGGTCGACCGGCTCGACCGGAATCGGCAGCGGGACCGGCGGCGGTGTCTGCGCCAACAGCAGCGCGGCGCCGGAGTCGGTGAGGATGTGCGCCAGTTCGACCGGACCGGCGTCGGCCGGTACGGGCACCACCGGTACGCCCGCCATCAGCCCGCCGACGATCGCGACCACGGTGTCCAGCGAGGCGGTGGCGTGTACGGCGACCGCCGGCGCCCCGGCGATCCGGCCGGCGATCCCGGCGGCGGCGTCGCGGATCTGCTCCCAGGAGGCGGTCTGGTCCCCGACCCGGATCGCCTCCCGCTGGTCGGGCAGTGCTCCGCCCAGTGCCGGCAACAGCATCGGATCCTCCGTCCGTCGGATGACGTCGTACGATCCTGCCAGCTTCCGACCCGTTCCGGCCCGGCCGGTGACCCGGGCGTGCTCAGACGGGTGGATTCGGCTCTATCGCCAGCTCCCCCGGATTGCGCAGTACGTCGGCGACGACGATCCCGGCCAGCACGGCGGTGGCGAGAAACGGCGCCACCAGCAGGGGCAGGAAGGCGGCGACCGGCGTGAGGAGGGCGAGCGCGAGGATGCCGTACCACCGGGTCGAGGCGACCTTCGCGGACATCTCCTGCTCACACCAGGCCCGGCCGGCGAGGAAGAGCGCGGGGCCGCCGAAGATGATCGAGATCCAGGTCAGGTCGTGCGACGGGTACGGGTCGGCGATGAGCAGGCCGTACCCGACGGCGGTGGAGACGATCCCGCAGACCATGACCAGGTGGGTGTAGCCGGAGGAGCGGCTGAACCGCAGATGGTCGCGGGACGAGTCGAACGCCGAGGCCAGTGGATGACTGGCCTGGTAGAAGTAGACCCGCCAGAAGAAGACGGTGGTCAGGAAGGTCGCCACGAACGTCGCGGTTCGTTCGACGGCGAAGCCGACGGCGCTGAGCACGAATCCGCTGACCAGGATCGCCTCGCCGAGGGCGATGAGCAGGACCTGCTGGTACCGCTCGGCCAGGTGGGGCGCCCCGATCCGCCACTCGTCGCGGTCGGTCCGGCCGAGCCCGGGGGTGGGCCAGCGCAGGGCGGCGCCGATGAACTCCAGGGCCACCGCCGCGGTCCAGAGGATTCCGCGTCCGGCCCCGCCGTTCAGCGCCCCGGCGATCCAGCCGACCGAGGAGAACACCGACCAGAACAGGATCCGGGTCGAGGCCGGCTGGCGGGGATGGCCGCGTAACAGCAGTACCAGGAAGAGCGGGCGACCGATCTGGATCGCCACGAACGTGCTGGCGAAGATCACGCCGCGCTCGCCGAACGCCTGCGGCAACGACACCGCCATGATCAGGGCACCGAACATCGAGGCGATGACCAGGAGTTGGATCTCGATCCGGCGTGGGTCGAACCTGCTGGTCACCCAGGCGGTGAGCAGCCAGACCTGCCACAGGGCGAGCAGGACCAGCAGGGTCTGCCCCAGTTCGGAGAAGAGGGTCCGTCGGCTGACGGTGAAGTCGTCGGTCAGTCGCTGGGATAGCCGGGTGAGCGCGAAGACGTACACCAGATCGAGGAAGAGCTCCAGGTAGGTGGCCCGCCCTCGGCTGGTGGAGTCACCGATATGCCCGACCCGGTTATCCGCCGCCACGGACGGTCCGCCTTATCCCGATTTGCACCGTCACTCGGCAGTCATATCACGAGCGACGGGCCACGGAAGGAGGTTCACGGCCACCCCGGTCGGCCCGCTGCCGACCACGGGCGGGCGCGGCGGAACGGCCCCGTCGCCACGACGAAGCCCCGCGGGCGCCCGCCCGGTACGCCTCAGTCCAGCGCGGCCCGGGCCGCGACCGCGGTGTCCGGGTGATCGCTGAACACGCCGTCCAGGCCGAGGCCGAAGAAGAGCTCGTACTCCGCGATGATGTCGCCCCGGGCGTTCGGGTCGGCACCGATCCGGTAGTCGGTCGGCAGGAACTGGTTCTCCGCCCGGAAGGTCCAGGCGTGCACGACCAGGCCGGCCCGGTGCGCGTCCCGGACCACTGCGGTGGGCGGGAGCAGCTTGCCGGTCGCGTCCCGGGGAACGAGCAGGTTCTTGTTCGCCCCGATGCCGTCGGCGTAGGTGCTGATCCACTTCAGGTTCTCGGGCTTGACCAGGTCCGCGTACGTCCGCGCGTCCCCGGCCACCGTGAAGTCGTACGGCCGGCCGGCGGCGTCGAGCAGCTGGACCAGCCGTACGTCGGTCATCCTGCTCAACTTGCGCAGGTTGGCGGTCTCGAAGGACTGGATGATCACCCCGTCCCGCTTGCCGGTCAACCCGTTCTGCCGGAGTACCCGTACCAGCGGCTCCTCCAGCGGCAGGCCGATCGAGGCGAAGTAGCTCGGGTGCTTGGTCTCGGGGTAGATGCCGATCGTCCGGCCCAGTCGCCGGCTCTCGCTCCTGGCCAGGTCGATGACCTCCTGCAGGGTGGGCACCGGCAGCTTGCCGTCGAAGGCGGTGTTGGTCGTGCGTACCTGGGGCAGCCGCTCCTTGGCCCGCAGCGTACGCAGCTCGGCGAGGGTGAAGTCCTCGGTGAACCAACCCGTCACCGCGACCCCGTCGATGGTCTTGGTGGTCCGGCGGGCGGCGAACTCCGGATGGGCCGAGACGTCGGTGGTACCGGAGATCTCGTTCTCGTGCCGGGCCACCAGCACCCCGTCCCGGGTGGAGACCAGATCGGGTTCGATGAAGTCGACGCCCATCCGGATCGCCAGCCGGTAGGCCTCCAGGGTGTGCTCCGGACGGTAGCCGCTGGCGCCGCGG
The nucleotide sequence above comes from Plantactinospora soyae. Encoded proteins:
- a CDS encoding acyl-CoA synthetase — encoded protein: MLLPALGGALPDQREAIRVGDQTASWEQIRDAAAGIAGRIAGAPAVAVHATASLDTVVAIVGGLMAGVPVVPVPADAGPVELAHILTDSGAALLLAQTPPPVPLPIPVEPVDRARPGPSTPIAEPPGTATALILYTSGTTGAPKGVLLTRDAIGYGLDALAEAWAWTPDDTLAHGLPLYHVHGLVLGVLGALRVGCRLVHTGRPHPDRYATAGGTLLFGVPTVWSRIAADPVSARALAPARLLVSGSAPLPVPVFDRLRELTGHRPVERYGMTETLITVSTRVDGERRPGHVGLPLRGIATRLVDDAGQPVPEDGESIGELQVRGPTLFAGYLGMPEATEASHAPGGWFRTGDVATVGPDGQHRIVGRASIDLIKSGGYRIGAGEVENMLLAHPGVREAAVVGVPHPELGQEIVAYVVGDGVAAQALIDFVAGRLSWHKRPRQVHLVDALPRNAMGKVQKRQLLP
- a CDS encoding low temperature requirement protein A, giving the protein MAADNRVGHIGDSTSRGRATYLELFLDLVYVFALTRLSQRLTDDFTVSRRTLFSELGQTLLVLLALWQVWLLTAWVTSRFDPRRIEIQLLVIASMFGALIMAVSLPQAFGERGVIFASTFVAIQIGRPLFLVLLLRGHPRQPASTRILFWSVFSSVGWIAGALNGGAGRGILWTAAVALEFIGAALRWPTPGLGRTDRDEWRIGAPHLAERYQQVLLIALGEAILVSGFVLSAVGFAVERTATFVATFLTTVFFWRVYFYQASHPLASAFDSSRDHLRFSRSSGYTHLVMVCGIVSTAVGYGLLIADPYPSHDLTWISIIFGGPALFLAGRAWCEQEMSAKVASTRWYGILALALLTPVAAFLPLLVAPFLATAVLAGIVVADVLRNPGELAIEPNPPV
- a CDS encoding glycerophosphodiester phosphodiesterase, translated to MSRTLPVLGLAGLLLATAVVLPVTQAAARDHDDRPARVTADRPLVIAHRGASGYRPEHTLEAYRLAIRMGVDFIEPDLVSTRDGVLVARHENEISGTTDVSAHPEFAARRTTKTIDGVAVTGWFTEDFTLAELRTLRAKERLPQVRTTNTAFDGKLPVPTLQEVIDLARSESRRLGRTIGIYPETKHPSYFASIGLPLEEPLVRVLRQNGLTGKRDGVIIQSFETANLRKLSRMTDVRLVQLLDAAGRPYDFTVAGDARTYADLVKPENLKWISTYADGIGANKNLLVPRDATGKLLPPTAVVRDAHRAGLVVHAWTFRAENQFLPTDYRIGADPNARGDIIAEYELFFGLGLDGVFSDHPDTAVAARAALD